CCGCCCCCAACCGATTCCTGCTTCATCCTTGCCGCGTCATCAGCGGCGCATCGCCCCGCCTGAACACAGCCTCGCCATTCATCGCCTAGCCTCCACGACGCCCCCGAAAACCCACAGCAAACAATGAGCAAAAATTTCGCCGTGCGCTAAAGCGCGCGGCTCAAGGGAAAAGTCTCAAGGGTAATCACACGGGGGTTTACGGCGCGCCGACCGCCACGCGCAAACCGAGGGAGTAGTTCCGGTACGCGGGCGTGCTGACGGCGCGGGAGGCGGCGCGGCAGCTGTTGGCGTCGTCGTCCCACGCCCCGCCGCGCAGGACACGACACTTCCCGCTTCCGGGTCCGCGCGGATCCTCCACAGGACTGATCCGATAGTAGTCCCACTTGTACCAATCCTCGCACCACTCCCACACGTTCCCATGCATGTCGTACAATCCCCACCCGTTCGCCCGCAGCCGCCTCACCGGTCTGGTTTGCTCGCCGCTGTTCTTGTCATACCAACCAACTCTTTCCAACCGCGACTCGCCGTTCCCGCCGTAATAATAGCCCTGCGTCCCAGCTCGACACGCATACTCCCACTCCGCCTCATACGGCAGCCGCCACACTAGCCCGCCGCCCAGCCGATACCGCTCATTCAGCTTCCTCACAAACACACGACAATCCTCCCAACTCACCTGCTCCACTGGACACTCGGGACAACCCTCGAAATGACTCGGATTATTCCCCATTACCGCCGCCCACTGCGCCTGTGTCACTTCCGTCTCCCCAAGCCAAAGGCCCCGTGTGATCCGCACCCGATGCACCGGACCCTCACAATATTCATCGCCGCTCTCTGCACACTCGTCATCCTCGTAAGGGATGTCCTCGTCAATGTCCGCTTCAAGATCCTCTTCAGGATCCTCCCCCATCTCAAACTCCCCCGGTGGTATCCACACCAACCGTATCCCTGCCGGACTCGCCCACACCTCCCCCGCGCGCCCGCCCACCGGCACGCTCGCACCCACTTCTACACCAACCCCGCCGGGTTCCGTTTGCACGGGCGCGCTGTTCGTCCGGCAAAAATAAAACTCCCCCTCCAACGATGTGGACTCCCACGGCACTTGCTTCCCTTGCGTCTTGCGCCTCACCTCCGCCCGCACCGCCTTGAATACTCGCTCCACATCCCACCCGGGCTGCCGCATTGCTCTCAGCAATGCCTCTACATACGGCGAGTTCTCTCCGTCTCCATCGCTTGCCGTTTGCCCGGGCGCCGTCGCGTACGCAATCAGCGTCCCGTGCGGCGCTCTGATCTCCGCCAGCCCGGAAACTGCGTCTCGGCTGAAACCACGAAAGGGGCTGTTCCGACACGCATCCAATATCACGATTTTCACCCCCCCCACTCGCGCTCTCCATCTGCTTCAGCACCTTGTCCACATCCAAACAGTACAACTCAATATCCGCCGGCCGCTGCACCTTTCCCTCGGCCCCAATCGGGATCATGTAACTGCGCCC
The genomic region above belongs to Chloracidobacterium sp. and contains:
- a CDS encoding SUMF1/EgtB/PvdO family nonheme iron enzyme; its protein translation is MILDACRNSPFRGFSRDAVSGLAEIRAPHGTLIAYATAPGQTASDGDGENSPYVEALLRAMRQPGWDVERVFKAVRAEVRRKTQGKQVPWESTSLEGEFYFCRTNSAPVQTEPGGVGVEVGASVPVGGRAGEVWASPAGIRLVWIPPGEFEMGEDPEEDLEADIDEDIPYEDDECAESGDEYCEGPVHRVRITRGLWLGETEVTQAQWAAVMGNNPSHFEGCPECPVEQVSWEDCRVFVRKLNERYRLGGGLVWRLPYEAEWEYACRAGTQGYYYGGNGESRLERVGWYDKNSGEQTRPVRRLRANGWGLYDMHGNVWEWCEDWYKWDYYRISPVEDPRGPGSGKCRVLRGGAWDDDANSCRAASRAVSTPAYRNYSLGLRVAVGAP